The Oculatellaceae cyanobacterium genomic interval CCTACTGCTGCGGCTGAACAAGTAGTTCCAGAACTTAGTACACTTGTAGCCGAACATCGACAGCGGATTAAATTACTTAATAATGCTGTCCATAGACGTTTGCAGATATCTAATGAGCAACTGCAAAGGTTAAAAAATCGTTTGCAACGTTTACCAATTCAACGACAAGTACAACAACAACAGCAAACCGTATCTGATTTACGCCACCGACTATTACAAGCAACATCATGGCGTTTACAGAGGGAAACTCAGCATTGTCAGATGTTACGGCAAAAATTAGCTACCCTCGATCCTAAAGCAGTATTGCAACGAGGTTATGCTGTTGTTAGAAAAGATGGTGCGATCGCTCGTTCTACAAATCAGTTACAACTAGGAGAAGAATTAAAAATTCAGTTAGAGCAAGGCGAAGTCAAAGTCAAAGTTATTGAAATTTTGGAGAAAAATTCCTAATTATGAATAAACCAAATACTAGCAAAAATACTCAAGCTAATAATATTACTATCCAAACTAACTGGAATTATGAAACAACCGTAGCTAAAGTTGAAGAAATTATTAATAAAATTGAATCAGGCAAGATGGAATTAGCTGATGTTTTTGATGAATTTGCAGCAGCTACAGAATATCTGCGTGATTGTGAAAAGTTTTTATCAGAGCGACAACAACAAATGGATGTATTTATTGAAACCTTAGAAAAGAATGCAGAAACTTTGTCTTTTTAATAAAGTTTTTAGCTTGAGTCTAATTTTAGATAATTAACCACAGATGCACACAGATAAACACAGATGAATTACTGATTTTTGTAAAAAATTTAATGAATCCAATTATCATTACACTCAATTTGCTCATTTAATTTGGTTGGTAATATGATTTTAGTTACTGCAAAACGCTTTACAATTGATGAGTACCATCGTTTAGTAGAACTCGGTTTTCTTACTGAAAACGACAGAGTTGAATTAATTCATGGAGAAATTATCCAAATGGCAGCTAAAGGTACACGCCATACAACTTGTTGTAGCAATTTATTAGAGGAGTTAGTCTTACTTGTAGTAGGTAAAGCAAAACTGCAATGCCAAGATCCAATTACTTTACCGTCAAACAGCGAACCGGAACCAGATTTTGCAATTGTGCGTAAAAACCCTGACAATTATTTATCTTCTCATCCGAATCAATCTGATGTTTTATTAGTAATTGAGATCGCAGACTCTTCCTTAAAATATGATCAAGAGGTTAAATTACCTCTCTATGCTGAAGCAGGTATTTCTGATTATTGGATCTTTAATTTAGTTGAAAATCATTTAGAAGCTTACAGCGAACCTTACCAAGAATTGCAAGGAAATTTTGGTTATAGGGTTAGGCGTATTTTTCTGCCTAATCAAGTAATTCTTTTACCTATTTTTGATGATTTATCATTAGATTTATCTAAAATATTTCCTTTAATTACACCTTAGACATAGTTGGAATAAGTAAAAAAATTTAAGTTATTAACACATTTTTAACTTCTTGTTTGAGAACGAACTGCACGCGCCGACATCATATCTACAAAATTAGGTGCTATTAACTTTAACCACATCCCCAAGCGTCCTTTAGGAGTCATGATTAATTCTCGCTTTCGTGCTTGCATTGCTTGAATGATTTGATTGACACATTCTGAAACAGGCATTGCCATCGACTGCTCATCACCTAAACTGGTTGATATAGCATTTCCATCTGTTCCTAAAACGCGCTGGCGCATATCTGTAGCTACGAAACCAGGGCAAACTATTAATACATCTACTCCTGTACCGCGTAACTCAATTCTTATAGAATCAAAAAAGCCTTGCATAGCGTGTTTACTTGCTGAATAACCAGAGCGAGTTGGAATACCCGTTTTTCCAGTTAGTGAAGAGATAGCAGCTATCAATCCTTGGGAAGCTTTTAAATAAGGTAAAGCATAGTGAGTGCAATAAACAGCCCCTAGATAGTTGACTTTCATAAGTTGCTCAAAAAGAGACAAGTCTTTTACCTCTTCAAAAAGCGCATACATAGATATTCCTGCATTATTTACCAGTACATCAATAGCACCAAAAGTATTTTTTGCAGTTTCTATCAATCGTCGGCAATCTTCAGGATTTGTTACATCTGTAGGGACAGCAATAGCTTTACCGCCATTTTGAATACAAATAGATGCAACTTCATCAATAGCAGCTTGGTTACGTGCTGCAAGAACTAAGTTAGCACTTTGTTTTGCTAATGAAATAGCTAATTCTTTACCAATTCCCGCAGAAGCACCAGTAATGATAATAGTTTTATTTTGAAATTGCATTCTTGCTGCTCTAAAAAGTCATTTGCGATAAATTAGCAGGGGAAATATAACTAAATGCAGGATTGGCGATCGCATCCTTATAACCAACAGATTTAGCACCGCTACTTCTATAAAGCGCCCAATCACACTCTTTATCAATGTTGAAATAAAGGATACCTTGTACTTTCGGCGCACCAGCTAAATAAGTGTAAGTATCTCGAAACCATTTGTCTTTAGCAGTACTACTCGATCCGGTACTTGTTTGACTTGTAGAACCAGTTTGAGCAATGAAAATTGGCTTCGTCGGAGCCATAGTCTGCATCCGTGTAATATAGGGACTAAACAATGTAGCCGGATTAACTCTCCACTCTTTCCAATCTGCATTGCTACAGTAGCCCCAGTTATAAGCACTAAAAGCAACTACATCGACGAAATTGCTACCAGGGTAATATTTTTCAAATTCATGCCCTGTTTGACTCCAACCATTAGGCGCAAACACCCAACGTACAGCAGTGCGAGGTACACCTACTTCTGTAAATATCCGTTGGATGCGTTGGTAAGCTAATTTAAAGTTAGCTTGATCGAGACTGTATTTTTCCCCAGGAATATTCATTTCTTGTAAAGGAGCAATAAACGCCCTCCGCCCCTTTCCTTTAGCAAGCCATGCGCGATAAGCTTGAGCTACATTTCGCAAGTTGGTATCTAAATTTCCATTAGCAATCTCAGCAGCCGTGCGGGTTGATTTAAGATTGATAAAAGTAGTGTAGCCATTCTGTTGTAATAGTTCTAATTGTTGTACTACGTTATAAGCTGGATTTGGATCTTCAATATCCATAAACATACCAGCAACAGAATTTCGTTTACCAGCCCACTGATCTAGCTGACGCAACTGTGTGTCAATTACAGCCTGAGTTCCTAAATAGCTATTCGTGTATAAACCCAACACTACAGGCGGTTTAGTTTGGGCGATCGCTACAGGAACGCCTTTTGAAGAATTGGTGTTTTTAAAATTACCTAAAGTTTGATTAGCTATCGGTAGATTTTGAATACCAAACCAAGTACCGAGCAAACTCAATACTAAAAGCGAACGTTGTGCTTTGCTAGCTAATTTAACAACCGTATTATTACTGATTTTAGATTTCATTTTTGAGACTGGGGAAGTAAATTTATTGAGTTACACATAACCTACTTTCTCAATCTTACTGTTAATTTTTCTAAGTGTTAATTGTTAATTGATTAAGCAATACTTCCTCGCTTCCGTGCTTCTTTATAAGATGTACCTACATTTCTAATTCCAGCGCGGATCATTTGTTGTTCCAGCAAAGCAAAGAAACGAGCGCGATCGCCTCCCCGTACCACTGCTTGATTATGTGCTTCTGCTAGCGCAACAGGATAGCCATATCCTTTTTGTACCTGTGCCAACATCAAACTTAAAGCTTGGTTTAACATAGTTGAGTCTTCAGCTACCCAAGCCGGAATCTCAATCCGGGCGATTTCTGTCCCAACATGAACGTAACAAAAATAAACATAATGCAGATCATATAAATCAAGAATTTTTGCAGAACTACGCCACAAGCAACTGCGTTGTCCTGGTTCTAAGTGAGAAGCCCACAAACTGCTATCTCTTAGAGAATCGAAAATTTGACAAGGTGTGCGCTCTAAATTAGCGCAAAAACTCATACAATTTGGTGCTGGGTGGGTACAAGCTGGTAAACGCAAAAAGTTGATGGATTCAATACTACGCGCAGCACTTAGATAACCCATTAACGGAACTTTAGCTAAACGCAACTGTTCCCAAGCTTCGAGAATTGGTGGCAAAATGCAATCGCGTGCTTCTGTCGGCAATTGTTCCAAAAACCAGTAAATCAGCGAACCATCTACCATTGCCAAAGTTGGCACATTCGATTCAGGAGTTGGGATAGTTCCTATGCTTCCGTCTGGGGATATAGATTTTAAATTATTAGCATCTGAACTTAGCATATCTGATTCCTGCTCGTTCCCAGGCTCCGGCGTAGGAATGTTTAGCCAGTTGCAAGCTAATTCTGCCAACACTGACGCTTCGGAAACTGTGCGACGATAGCCCATCCATTCTTCTGTACGGATACCCCAGTGCCGAGAAACATACAAATCTTCAGCTTTATAAAATACTTCTGGCAAACTGTCTAACAATGGATGCACACTTTGCCCATAGTGCAGCATTACCCGACCGACATTAATTAAATAACAATAGGCAATTTCGTGGTGACTCGGAGCAATTTGAGAACCATCTGTAGCGATCACCGTGTGGATTTTTGGTGCAACTTCTAGATCAATGCGAGTATTTAATGGTTCAACTGGTGTAGCAGCAGCAAATAACAAGCGATCGCGCCAAGTTTGTTGTTGCTTAACCAGTTCAGTTTGTCGCGTTCTAGCAATATCAAACATTTCTTGGGCGCGTTCTAAGCGTTGACGATTAGCAGTAGCCTCTTTTGTGAGGTGCTGACTAATACCCTGCA includes:
- the xseB gene encoding exodeoxyribonuclease VII small subunit, with amino-acid sequence MNKPNTSKNTQANNITIQTNWNYETTVAKVEEIINKIESGKMELADVFDEFAAATEYLRDCEKFLSERQQQMDVFIETLEKNAETLSF
- a CDS encoding Uma2 family endonuclease, whose product is MILVTAKRFTIDEYHRLVELGFLTENDRVELIHGEIIQMAAKGTRHTTCCSNLLEELVLLVVGKAKLQCQDPITLPSNSEPEPDFAIVRKNPDNYLSSHPNQSDVLLVIEIADSSLKYDQEVKLPLYAEAGISDYWIFNLVENHLEAYSEPYQELQGNFGYRVRRIFLPNQVILLPIFDDLSLDLSKIFPLITP
- a CDS encoding SDR family oxidoreductase is translated as MQFQNKTIIITGASAGIGKELAISLAKQSANLVLAARNQAAIDEVASICIQNGGKAIAVPTDVTNPEDCRRLIETAKNTFGAIDVLVNNAGISMYALFEEVKDLSLFEQLMKVNYLGAVYCTHYALPYLKASQGLIAAISSLTGKTGIPTRSGYSASKHAMQGFFDSIRIELRGTGVDVLIVCPGFVATDMRQRVLGTDGNAISTSLGDEQSMAMPVSECVNQIIQAMQARKRELIMTPKGRLGMWLKLIAPNFVDMMSARAVRSQTRS
- a CDS encoding DNA double-strand break repair nuclease NurA, which codes for MLDLNKLARHMQGISQHLTKEATANRQRLERAQEMFDIARTRQTELVKQQQTWRDRLLFAAATPVEPLNTRIDLEVAPKIHTVIATDGSQIAPSHHEIAYCYLINVGRVMLHYGQSVHPLLDSLPEVFYKAEDLYVSRHWGIRTEEWMGYRRTVSEASVLAELACNWLNIPTPEPGNEQESDMLSSDANNLKSISPDGSIGTIPTPESNVPTLAMVDGSLIYWFLEQLPTEARDCILPPILEAWEQLRLAKVPLMGYLSAARSIESINFLRLPACTHPAPNCMSFCANLERTPCQIFDSLRDSSLWASHLEPGQRSCLWRSSAKILDLYDLHYVYFCYVHVGTEIARIEIPAWVAEDSTMLNQALSLMLAQVQKGYGYPVALAEAHNQAVVRGGDRARFFALLEQQMIRAGIRNVGTSYKEARKRGSIA